The Aspergillus fumigatus Af293 chromosome 5, whole genome shotgun sequence nucleotide sequence CCCCTGCTAGATGATGACTCGATATCGAATACTACGGCGTCGATATTCCTACTAGGTAGATGATGACTCGATTAATACTTAGTATTTTTAGTATATGACTACCTATTACTGTATGTGGCGGTCGTGGCAATAGGTAATACATGTGGCAAAACTAACGAAATCCAAAGGTCCGCATCGTAGTTAAGAGTCCGCCGTACATGCCGACTCGATCGCAGGTGGAGGAAAGAGACAGAAACCACTAGTCAACGTACATAAGATCATCAGCATGCAAAAGAAGAGTCTTCCATCAACGACTTGAGTTCGTAAAGAGTAGACAGATAGCTTATAGATAGTATCTTGGGTTTGTTGACTATTTATGAAGCAAAAAccccttctcgtcccagTCTCCGCTTAGGCTCTCTGGCCCGACTTGGCTTGATAGTCAGACACTCCCTGGCTCTTCGCTCTCACTCTCtcactttctcctcttcttgatTTTGCCCCCCTCTCCAACACATAATCAACCCTCCGCCAGACTTCTAATCATCCAGCTCTTGGACTTTCATTTCTATCATTATTTTGATTTATACATATTGGTCCATTTCGTTGACATTCTTATATTCGATTCTGGTCTTTCTTTCACCCCTGACTCCTGTTTTTGCAGTCTCCTCTGAATCATCCATCTCGTGGCTGGCCGCAACCACCACCATCAGGCTTTGACTGAAAGGACTGGTCTTGGCTCGATCAAAACTCCCTTTTACTGACCTCTTCTCCATCACTTTTCAGcttcctcatctcccgtcCATCAACAGGCCTCTTAAGGCTATTTGGTTTATCTTTACATTCTCCTATTTACCGCATGATTTTGTCACATAAACGACAAGACTCTCGGACCTTTTCGTTTTCCCCCGACAATCTTTATCCCCAGTACGCTTTCGTCCGCATTAGGGGCTGAGAGCGTACGCCGCCGACCTTCCATCAAGCCACGCAAGTTTCCTATTATCGAACAACTGCTCTGTCTATCATCTCGGATCCTGCGAACTCCTGTCCATCATGCGGGAGGTGAACTTCAACATTCCCAATGTTAACAAAGCCTCTGTCAATATTACTACAACCCTATATGACCGGCGGGCCCTCGATTGCACATCAACCTTACCCCTCATAAACTCTCTCAATCATCTTGCATATCTCACTACATCCTCTGCCCGTATTCGCGATATTCTCACCGTCGATGGCGGCATTGAAAGACTTGTGTGCATCCTCAAAGAAGGCCGGAGCAGGGATCTCATGGAGATGTGGAAGTGGAGTCTGGCCTTTCAATGTGTTGTGAATATCGGAGTGAGAGGTTCGGAAAGTGTGAGAACAAGGGTTGTCGAGGCCGATATGGTGCCGGTAATTGCAACGATCCTGGATAACTACATCAAGGTTGTCGACAAGGCACGAGCCCGGGCCGATTCCGAGTCTCAAAGACAGTCATCCAGACATCATTCGAAAGCTGTGCCAACATCAAATGATGTATCTGGACGTCCGTCCTTCCTGGAACAGCCATTGACAGCTGAACAGCGTACCTCTCGTCGCCACGCCCCCCCTAGTATCGAAATCCCACCCCAACCTTTCTTCCAGGAAAACCATGTCGCTGATTCGAACGTGCTGGATGTTACCTCTCCGTCTCGAGTGCCGATGACCTCACCGCCTGAGAGAAGCGCTTTCGGACAAGATGTACACCACCGTAGAACAAATGACGGCCGCTTTGCACATGGCAACCACCGACACAGAATGCAGCCTTTGGCCACAGCATTGCCTTCAATGGATGCTACTGATGGCTTCGGTCTGCGGCCCGTGCGTGATAATGAGCGGTTACCAAGCATGCTTCCTGGCTTCCACACCGGACTCACTTCTCAGCCAGATTCTCCGACAACCCCCAATGCTCCTGTACAGCCTCGAAGCAGCGCACAGGCTACAATTGCGAGGCAACGTCCGTCGTTGAGACAGCAGCAGTCAGCATCGGGCGAATCCGATGATGGAAACGGAGACGGTTCTACGATGGATGAAGATCCTGCTTCCACAGAGGCAGCTGAGCCTATCGTTGGACTGCAGAATAGAATGGACATCGATGACGTCGGCGACAGAGACACGATACTAGGCGGCGTTTCTGATTCACACGATCTCACAGTAACAGATCCATCCGAAGAGCAGGAAGCCGAGACCTTCAACATCACACACCGTTCCACAGTGGACGGCAGCATGATCAATACCGACAACGCCCAAAATAATGCCGCTCTGGGGTTATCCCCTACCCAGGCAGCTGATAACGCCAACTCCCCTGCTCTTGTCCCTAGCCCTTACTCACTATACTTTCGCGATCGAACAACCACAGCCGCTCATGGTGTTTTGACAACTATGCCCAGAGACGAGGACGTTCTCATGTCCCTCCAACTTTTGGCTTATGTCTCCAAGTACTGCAACCTCCGGTCCTACTTCCAGCACTCTCATTTCGTCCCGAAACTCAAGATTGATCGCGAACTTCAAATGCTAGAGGAAGGAACATCTCCAATTGAGTTtcctgaagatgaggacgagtATCTGCTTCCTGATGATGTCAACATCTTCCCTCTAGTTGAGAAATTTACCGTCCGTCACCACTCAAAAGACATGCAGTACTGGGCTTGCGTGGTCATGCGGAATCTTTGTCGTAAGGACGAATCTAGAGGAGGTATCAGGCAATGTGCATACTACAAGTGCGGAAAGTGGGAGGAGTTTCAGCGTCAATTCGCAAAGTGCCGCCGTTGCCGCCGCACCAAATATTGCAGCAAAGATTGTCAAAAAGCAGCGTGGGTTTATCATCGTCATTGGTGCCACACCACGCCCTGATATGAATGGATGGAATTACCACTACCCAATAATGCATTCTGGCCTGCATAGCGTCATATTTGTCACCCATTTCCAGTGTCTTACCCACCCTTTTTGCGAGGTCCTATTTACCCCATGCATGGCATTTCAGAGCTTGGCGGCGTTACCTCTCATCATAAAGATACCTTTTGTATGTCGTCTATGCCTTTTTTGCAATGGTTTGCCCTCTAACATTGGTCTACGCGTTCTTCTATGTTGTCTCTTTGACTTGGGGCCTTATGCCCTACTTGGAATACCTCTAGCGCTCATGATTCTGCATATTTGTCCTTAGTTGATTCATTGGTTTTGTTtccattgtcttcttcttacAATTTGGTGATGCTGAATTCTAATTTTATCACgattttcctttgtcttAGTTGAACGCCAATAACTTGGTGCGATCTTTTGAGCTGAACTTCCCATATTgccctctttctttctcagcTCAACCATCAAGTGCCATATGCGGTGTAAGATATACAGGGCATGCGGCTGCCTGTTCaactgattgattgatgtCCGTGCATCTCGCACTGTTGGCTTTTTTTCCTGACTTGAACACGTACTATCTACTTTCTACACTCTTGAAAACCGACACAAAGCGGCTGTACTGAAGCAGTTCTAGGGTAAATCAAGAGTAGACCAGGCGAAATTAGATCAACGAGCTCCATGCGAAGCCACCTCTCCGTATTGACAACGTCACTCCTTCTTGAATCCGTATGTGGCCGCCAGTCTCGATTCGAGATGTTCGTAGGCCGTCAAAGCCCGCTTCCCCGGCGCCATGTTCCCTGCTCCGCCACCGAAGCCAACCTGTTCATTGGCAATACCATTCTTCCTGCAATACTCGCGATGAGCGACGACAGCTTTACTGGGTACGGGAACCAACTCCGTGGTGTCTACCGGATGACAGAAGTAAGCGATACTATACCTGTCCTGCGGGTTGGGGCTACGCTGTTCAGACAAGGGGAACACGACACGGTGGATCGTCGACTTGAGTAGACCGTCGGTCCAGTAGCTCAGCAGATCACCAATGTTTACCAGAATAGGCGGGAACGTGTAGGCACTAGCATCCTCGGCGTTGCCCGGCTGCACGGGCACAGGAGCCCAGGAACCATCTGGCGTCCGGATCTCGAGACCTGGCTGTCCGGGCcgctggaagagaagggtgATACTGCCGTAGTCGGAGTGGGCACCAGCGCGCACGTCGACGTCGTGCTGGTAGGAGGATGTTGCGGGTGAGAAGATCGAGGGGTAGTAGAGGTAGCGGAGTATGCAGCCTGTGGGACCGTTCTGGGGGTCATGGCGGGATGTAAAGAAGTCGTTCGGGATCTGTGCGATAGCGATTAGCGGAAAGCGTGGAATGACTAGTTAATAGTTCGAACCTGGAGACCGAGGGCTAGTAGCTTCAAGATGCGATTGCAGGTCTTGTTGCAGAGGGAGGCGAAATGGCCAATTTCGGCCTCGTGAGGGGCCAGCGATGGGGGGAGGGGTTGCTGGGCTTTCCCATCCTTGAATTCGCCAAAGTTCATGGCCCTGCAGTTTCTGGTGAGAACAAGTCGAAGAAGTATTGTGTTCCGGGGCTAGGGGTGTACTCTTTAAAATCACCGGTCTATAGCATGCGCCATAAGGCGCACTTCAATCAGCGTTCTGAGAGGTGAACAAGGTCGTAGGGAGTGGTTTACCCTTTGATGCTCTGGATCGAGAGTTTCGATGTGCATGCCTGACCAGCCACGATTCTGCACGCGACCAGCATCAGTGTCATGTAACGGTCGATATACGTTGAGAATTGGGTAGGACAAACATTAGGACTAATACAGCAagtggccttctcctcggcagGAGAGGCAAAGAAAGCTTTCGACTACAGGCTCTGTCAACTAATGAATTTGATGGACTGTTGATCGGGGGCAATCTACCAGCTCAAAGGCTCTTTTCACATCCTCGGCCGCGAAATCGGTCCCTTTGCTGTCAACGTACAGAAAGCCGTACTTGGCGGCTGCGTCGAGCATGGCCTTACCCACATTGGGGTCGTTGGGATTGGATATGTCGATGATGGGGAGTTCAATAGGCGGTCCCACCGTGGAAGTCTGTTCCATTTTGATCTAGCTAGAGATAGACGTATTTAATGTCGCAGGCGGGCAGGTGATGGAAAGAATGGCGAATGATGTTAGTACTATGAACTGGAGAACCACCGGGAACTATGAactctatatatattttgTGATACAGCCGAGAGATATGCTCTAGATACGGGAAACTAGGGCCGAGCTTATGCGATTGTCTTAGATTTCGTCCTATCGGTCTTATCTCGCCTGTGGACCGGGCAAACAGATGCTGCCAGCCAGCTATTGATGAACAGAGTCACTTTTGGAATTCGGTTGGTCAGTCTCTTGACGTAGGAATGGAGTACCTACCGAGTGAGATAGTGAGTAGTACATACGCAAGTAACGACTATTCTGTTGTGATACCACTACGGTCTTATGCCAAGGTATATTTCTTACTGTGTCCGCAGGACTGGTTGATTGGCTTCAATTCTATCAAAGAGAGGTATCTCTGTTTTGGCCCGCTTTTAGAACCAACCTCATGGAGAGCTTTGATTGACTGCTTGGTTTGGTAATTTCATAACTTTAAGGGGACACTTTTTAGTCGCAATTCATCCCCGCAGATTAGCACGATGAGCCAATGACACATATCGAGAATGACTGCACAGtagatgctgctgctgcttaCATTCAAGGCGCTATGAGGCGTTGGTTATCATTGATGTCAGATCTCGAGATCTCTGCAGGTCAACAAAAGCTGCTGGTTGACTTCGTGTGTTGTCATGTTTGCAGCTCGACCTCTGAGAAGATTGCATAGTGTATTTCACCCCCTTCTTGCCAGGGCACTGTTTATGAAAAGCTATCATGTGTTCATCAGCTCCTTCTCGAGTGACCAGCTCCAGGGCGAATATTTCAGTGTCATTGCTAACTGCGACATTGGACACGGGGATCGTCTAGTGGTCCTTGGTAGTCGCATGGAAGTGAATGACATGTTATCAAACGAATATTCAGGAGGATATGTTATCACTTCGCCATTTTGAGGGTCTAAGAACGGTTGAGCTCTCAACGTAGGGTGTTAATACCTGTCATGTCAGAGTACCTGCATGCCGGTCAAGCTATGTATAGTTGGCATAGATGACTAATATAGGATTCTTTTGTCACCTAGATGAGCTGATGCGTATGGTAGGAACACAATAGACGTAGCATCGACCTATCAAGACATTGCAACCTCGAATGCGTCTGAATTGTTTCTCATAGTTTGTGGGGTAACTgattgtactccgtaaataGAGTGCATGCCGGAAACATTGATCTCCGCCCCGTGATTTCAATTCAGTATTGCTCAACCCAAATTGTCGCAAAGACAGGCGGAGCTTGAGCGACACCTCGCTTCTTGGGCAATCCGTCTCCTCTGTACTCCTCCCTCACTGGcgcttttctcttcctctttttacttccccccttccccccccctcctgCCCTGTTTGGGCTCTCCACGCCTGGCATTGGGTCATTCACCTCTCTTCGGTGACAAACAGCTCCAAGCTTCTAAGTGATGTCGAGTAAGACGACTCCTACAGACCCCTCCGAGCTCATACGCAAGCAAAACAGTTTCATGAAGCTGACTACAATCGCTTTTCTCACTCTTAGTCCGGCCACTTGATGAATGGGCCTCTGCCCGCACCCAGTCCCTTCCTCTCTCCGCTCTCAAAGGGGCTGTTGTTGGCATCGATGCGTCGCACTACATTTCccagcatcttctccacCACTCGACCCGCGAGCCTTTGCTGGTCGCTTTGGGCGGCTTCCCGTTTGCGCTGAAGACCAATATTGAGAGAGAGTTACAGAGTTTCAAGGAATTGGGTGTGGCATGTCTTTTCGTCTTCAATGGCCTAGAGTTTGGGAAGAAGGACCAGCGACCCCATGTGCAGACAGAGTCATTGCGAGCTTTTGAGCAAGCCTGGGAGCTTTATGACCAACAACAGGCGGATCAGGTAGTCGACGCATTCAGTGGCGCGGGTAAGACGCCCTTTCTGCATCCTCGTTATTCCTGTTTACTGGTTTGCGCTGACAAAACTCCGCCCGCCCCAGGCACACCGCGGCCTGAATCCCTTTACAGGTTCTTGCAGCGCATCCTGTACCAAAATGGCGTTGATTTTATCGTGGCGCCGTACAGTGCCGCAGCTCAGGTAAGAAAGCGACCATCGGAGAAATTGACTCGCAAGGGCTCGGTTTCTTACTTCTCATTTCTGATAGCTTTCCTATCTTGCCAAGGGCTCCAACCCCGTCATCGATGCGGTCTTTGGGCCCTCTGAAGCACTTCTCTTCGACATCGACAAAATAATCACACGGATGGATGTTGAGTCTTCTCAGTTTTTCTGGATTACTAAACAAACCTGCCAAGATGAAATGGGTAGGCTATCAAATGAGCAGTTCCTGGATTTCTGCCTGTTATTGGGCTCACCGTTCCTGCGAACTTTCCCGGGCTTCGAAAACCCAGCATTTCCGGGAAAAAGCGTCAGCATTCGTGATGCTCTTCCGATATTTAACCAAGCGGGTCGAAATGCACTGGCTCTCTGTGCTCAGTTCGAAGAGGACCGTCGCGTGCAGGAACTTCAATATGCCGATGCCTACAAGCGTGCATTCATGACGGTGAAGCACCATGTGATCATGGATGTGGATGGCAAGGTCGCGCCTATGGATTGGGAGAACGCCCCGTCCGATATGCATGAGCTGATCGGCCAGCGATTGCCTGAAGAAATTTACTTTTACCTCTCCAAGGGTGTCCTTGGCCCGGAAATTCCTAACTATCTGACATCTGGCGAGGTCCGAATCTCCCTTCCATTGGGAGTTGAAGATACCGAAATATATCGCCAAACTGTGAGCAGCACGCTCACTCCAATCAGGACTCAATCCATCTGTTTACTCTCGAATTCCCTTCACAGGTTCTACCAGACTAAAGTGATCAATATACGGACATGGTTTGACGAAAAGTCAGACAAGTCCATCACACTGAAGACGCTTCCATCTGTCAAGGAAACCATCCAGGCGTGGAAGATCCGCTCTGACCAGCTGCCTGAGGGAGTAAAGAAGCTACAGGTCGGTTCAAAATGTTACCTGCATGCCAAATATGTATTCTCTGACCATTGATAGAGTACCTGCTCGCCGCTCAAGTTTGCTGTCCAGAGCCTGCACGATCCCGATTTCGGAGCCAAGTCTTTTGCATCGTCTAAGGATGCTCAAGTGAGTCTAACCAGGGATTTTCTTGAACTTAAATGGTTCTAATTATCAAAAGCTGCTATCATCGCAGGACGAAATTCTTGCCAACGTCTACTGGAGGTTCCTGCAGTTGCGAGGCTACATAGATGAGAAGCACCGACTGACCTCATGGGGTGTCTGCCTCGACCAAGCGCTTTCCGTCCTTGATCCCGCCGATAATTTGGAAGAGGCGACGTTCCTCGCCATTGAATTGATTCGTTTCGGACTCCTGAATTTCAAAGAGTGGTTTTCTCATGTCTCAGGAGGACCAATGAGAGGTTCAGGTGAGTTGATTGTACTTGATTGATGCCTTGATGCATACCTTACTGATCTTTCCTCTCCCACTAGATGAGGACAAGAAGTTCAATATCCTGATCTCACGTGTGGCTTGTATCGCTAAGATACAACACAAGAATATCGGTTATTCAGGGCCCCTAAGCAGGCAATTGCTCTGTTACCGCTCTCTTATTTCTGAGGTCCGCTCCACATTAAGAAACCTGATCGAAGTTGTTTTAGCTAGTCTGCTTCTCAGCGGAGATGCTAGCAGAGATCGGAATGACTGGACTGAGATGAGTATCAAGTAAGGCTTATATTATGCTTCACAAAGATCTACGGCGCTGACCTTCATAGACTTCCGTTCATTGACGACAATGACTGCGGTCTCGGCATTGCAGTGCGCACATATCTCGATGACCTGCCCCTGCAGGCAGACCCAACTTCGCCGGAGGCACGGTTAGAGGTAAAGTCCAAGGGTAAAGAGTGGTTTCAGCACAGTGACAGCTTTACGAGCAACCTGGAAAAGGCTTTCAAGCTCTGGGATGCGGTGAGTGCCAAAGAATCGAACCAATTTTCACCACACGAGCTGATCTTTTTCTTCTACCAGGTTTACAAGGGCACACAGAACGCCAGTAAAGAATTTAAAGACGTTCAATTGTGGAAGGAGGCAAATGAATGGT carries:
- a CDS encoding MKT1 family protein encodes the protein MSIRPLDEWASARTQSLPLSALKGAVVGIDASHYISQHLLHHSTREPLLVALGGFPFALKTNIERELQSFKELGVACLFVFNGLEFGKKDQRPHVQTESLRAFEQAWELYDQQQADQVVDAFSGAGTPRPESLYRFLQRILYQNGVDFIVAPYSAAAQLSYLAKGSNPVIDAVFGPSEALLFDIDKIITRMDVESSQFFWITKQTCQDEMGRLSNEQFLDFCLLLGSPFLRTFPGFENPAFPGKSVSIRDALPIFNQAGRNALALCAQFEEDRRVQELQYADAYKRAFMTVKHHVIMDVDGKVAPMDWENAPSDMHELIGQRLPEEIYFYLSKGVLGPEIPNYLTSGEVRISLPLGVEDTEIYRQTVSSTLTPIRTQSICLLSNSLHRFYQTKVINIRTWFDEKSDKSITLKTLPSVKETIQAWKIRSDQLPEGVKKLQSTCSPLKFAVQSLHDPDFGAKSFASSKDAQLLSSQDEILANVYWRFLQLRGYIDEKHRLTSWGVCLDQALSVLDPADNLEEATFLAIELIRFGLLNFKEWFSHVSGGPMRGSDEDKKFNILISRVACIAKIQHKNIGYSGPLSRQLLCYRSLISEVRSTLRNLIEVVLASLLLSGDASRDRNDWTEMSIKLPFIDDNDCGLGIAVRTYLDDLPLQADPTSPEARLEVKSKGKEWFQHSDSFTSNLEKAFKLWDAVSAKESNQFSPHELIFFFYQVYKGTQNASKEFKDVQLWKEANEWLSARR
- the samB gene encoding MYND-type zinc finger protein MUB1, producing MREVNFNIPNVNKASVNITTTLYDRRALDCTSTLPLINSLNHLAYLTTSSARIRDILTVDGGIERLVCILKEGRSRDLMEMWKWSLAFQCVVNIGVRGSESVRTRVVEADMVPVIATILDNYIKVVDKARARADSESQRQSSRHHSKAVPTSNDVSGRPSFLEQPLTAEQRTSRRHAPPSIEIPPQPFFQENHVADSNVLDVTSPSRVPMTSPPERSAFGQDVHHRRTNDGRFAHGNHRHRMQPLATALPSMDATDGFGLRPVRDNERLPSMLPGFHTGLTSQPDSPTTPNAPVQPRSSAQATIARQRPSLRQQQSASGESDDGNGDGSTMDEDPASTEAAEPIVGLQNRMDIDDVGDRDTILGGVSDSHDLTVTDPSEEQEAETFNITHRSTVDGSMINTDNAQNNAALGLSPTQAADNANSPALVPSPYSLYFRDRTTTAAHGVLTTMPRDEDVLMSLQLLAYVSKYCNLRSYFQHSHFVPKLKIDRELQMLEEGTSPIEFPEDEDEYLLPDDVNIFPLVEKFTVRHHSKDMQYWACVVMRNLCRKDESRGGIRQCAYYKCGKWEEFQRQFAKCRRCRRTKYCSKDCQKAAWVYHRHWCHTTP